A genome region from Halorussus pelagicus includes the following:
- the trpC gene encoding indole-3-glycerol phosphate synthase → MNDSDELAPAVAAILRSAEGRGDPDRGPVSVDARSLPAALADAETDGRAPVIAEVKPTSPTTEGTREEDPVALAEAMVEGGAAALSVLTEPDHFGGSPENLRRVRAAVDVPVLRKDFLLREAQLDTVEADVVLLIARFLGDDLPDLVAAAEERGFQPLVEVHDREELRAALDAGTDIVGVNNRDLARLEVDLETFESVAPEAPDDVTLVAESGIATPDDARRMIGAGADGLLVGSAIMDGVSESDDSGSRANDSLDNVTENTRQLTRIRR, encoded by the coding sequence ATGAACGACAGCGACGAACTCGCACCCGCGGTCGCCGCCATCCTGCGGTCCGCCGAGGGCCGCGGCGACCCCGATCGAGGGCCGGTCTCGGTGGACGCGCGGTCGCTCCCCGCGGCGCTGGCCGACGCCGAGACCGACGGGCGCGCGCCGGTTATCGCGGAAGTGAAGCCGACGAGTCCGACCACGGAGGGGACCCGCGAGGAGGACCCCGTGGCGCTCGCCGAGGCGATGGTCGAGGGCGGTGCGGCCGCCCTCTCGGTCCTCACGGAACCCGACCACTTCGGCGGGTCGCCCGAGAACCTGCGGCGAGTCCGCGCGGCGGTTGACGTGCCGGTCCTCCGGAAGGACTTCCTTCTGCGCGAGGCGCAACTCGACACCGTGGAGGCAGACGTAGTTTTGCTCATCGCTCGGTTCCTCGGCGACGACCTCCCGGACCTCGTAGCGGCCGCCGAGGAGCGCGGATTCCAGCCACTCGTGGAGGTTCACGACCGCGAGGAACTGCGGGCGGCCCTCGACGCCGGGACCGACATCGTCGGCGTCAACAACCGCGATTTGGCCCGACTGGAGGTGGACCTCGAAACCTTCGAGAGCGTCGCGCCCGAAGCGCCCGACGACGTGACGCTGGTCGCCGAAAGCGGTATCGCCACGCCTGACGACGCCCGCCGGATGATCGGGGCGGGCGCTGACGGCCTGTTGGTCGGGAGCGCGATTATGGACGGCGTTTCGGAGTCCGACGACTCCGGAAGTCGAGCGAACGACTCGCTCGACAACGTAACCGAGAACACGCGGCAGTTGACACGAATACGACGGTGA
- a CDS encoding HalX domain-containing protein, with amino-acid sequence MDENETKPTVLFVEGEPTLRTLYEEWYSAAVGVPTAADADAALAADERDYDAVLTERRLPDATGREIIAGVGEDRFTGFVTSATPDFDLVAAPVDVYLRKPISREQFRATVERFDALASRSPEVRTFAALAEKRRALRAATSRRARRSSEAFDRLESRFETLRDRHAEAVEDVPSPTVGRKAESNSSV; translated from the coding sequence ATGGACGAGAATGAAACGAAGCCGACAGTTCTCTTCGTGGAGGGCGAACCGACGCTCCGGACGCTCTACGAGGAGTGGTACTCGGCGGCCGTCGGCGTCCCGACCGCCGCGGACGCCGACGCCGCGCTTGCGGCCGACGAGCGAGATTACGACGCAGTCCTGACCGAGCGACGACTGCCGGACGCGACCGGCCGCGAGATAATCGCGGGCGTCGGCGAGGACCGTTTCACGGGGTTCGTCACCAGCGCCACGCCCGATTTCGACCTCGTGGCCGCGCCGGTTGATGTGTACCTCCGCAAGCCCATCTCCCGCGAGCAGTTTCGCGCGACGGTCGAGCGGTTCGACGCCCTCGCCTCGCGGAGTCCGGAGGTCCGGACGTTCGCGGCGCTCGCCGAGAAGCGTCGGGCGCTCCGGGCGGCGACCTCCCGCCGGGCCAGACGGTCGAGCGAGGCGTTCGACAGGTTAGAGTCGCGCTTCGAGACGCTCCGGGACCGACACGCCGAAGCGGTCGAAGACGTGCCCTCGCCGACGGTCGGACGGAAGGCGGAATCGAACTCCTCGGTGTGA
- a CDS encoding helix-turn-helix domain-containing protein: MARDGIAVDALELLDGYTCAILSAASSRPVPAKRIREAFGVPDSTLYRRLPRLVDRGLLAERTRIDADGNHYRVYRSRIDRIVFEVGDDAATARVFTADGPTRAETWRFD; encoded by the coding sequence GTGGCCCGAGATGGTATCGCTGTAGACGCGTTAGAACTGTTGGACGGGTACACCTGTGCGATTCTGTCCGCGGCGAGTTCGCGTCCGGTCCCCGCAAAGCGGATACGCGAAGCGTTTGGTGTCCCCGACTCGACGCTGTATCGGCGTCTCCCACGACTCGTTGACCGGGGCTTGCTCGCCGAACGGACTCGAATCGACGCCGACGGGAATCACTATCGAGTCTATCGGTCCCGAATCGACCGAATCGTCTTCGAGGTCGGGGACGACGCCGCGACCGCTCGCGTCTTCACGGCTGACGGTCCGACGCGCGCCGAGACGTGGCGGTTCGACTGA
- a CDS encoding MGMT family protein, producing the protein MDIDDAGGDDGITGIFARESSYLDRYVQFGTASGRVLSVSFPETPDEEAAEDHDLFERIFDYLDGIEDDDFSDVEIALTVPTDQRRVLEGVREIPYGDQINVETLARMTSGIDHTDDEDLNLVRTALDENPAPLLIPDHRVRDGPSAAPAAVEQKLRSLEGL; encoded by the coding sequence ATGGACATTGACGACGCAGGCGGAGACGACGGCATTACTGGCATCTTCGCGCGCGAGTCGTCGTATCTGGACCGATACGTCCAGTTCGGGACCGCGAGCGGTCGAGTCCTCAGCGTCTCGTTTCCCGAGACGCCCGACGAGGAGGCCGCCGAGGACCACGACCTCTTCGAGCGCATCTTCGACTACCTCGACGGCATCGAGGACGACGACTTCTCAGACGTGGAAATCGCGCTCACGGTTCCGACCGACCAGCGCCGCGTGCTGGAGGGCGTCCGCGAGATTCCCTACGGCGACCAGATAAACGTCGAGACGCTGGCCCGAATGACCAGCGGCATCGACCACACCGACGACGAGGACCTGAATCTGGTCCGGACCGCGTTGGACGAGAACCCCGCGCCGCTTCTGATTCCCGACCACCGCGTCCGCGACGGGCCGAGCGCCGCCCCCGCCGCGGTCGAACAGAAGTTGCGCTCGCTGGAAGGACTGTGA
- the mfnA gene encoding tyrosine decarboxylase MfnA translates to MQRAPQNFGRVLSSMCTVPHPDAREAAERFLADNPGDPTTYPAVAELERETVSLLGEMTGLDDPHGYVASGGTEANLQAVRAARNLADADDPNVVAPESAHFSFQKAADVLDVELRLAPADDDRRADLAAVRRLADDETALLAGVAGTTEYGRVDPIPDLAEIAREVGALFHVDAAWGGFVLPFTDWEWDFADAPVDTMAIDPHKMGRAPVPAGGFLARDEATLDALAVDTPYLESTSQATLTGTRSGAGVAGAQAAIDALWREGYRENYERGQANAEWVAAELEARGYEVVDPVLPLVAADIPREEISALQSEGWRVSPTATGELRIVCMPHVTREMLETFLADLDSV, encoded by the coding sequence ATGCAGCGAGCGCCGCAGAACTTCGGGCGCGTCCTCTCCTCGATGTGTACCGTGCCCCACCCCGACGCCCGCGAGGCCGCCGAGCGATTCCTCGCGGACAACCCCGGCGACCCGACGACCTATCCGGCGGTCGCCGAACTGGAGCGCGAGACCGTCTCCCTCCTCGGGGAGATGACCGGTCTCGACGACCCGCACGGCTACGTCGCCAGCGGCGGGACCGAAGCCAACCTACAGGCGGTCCGGGCGGCCAGAAACCTCGCGGACGCCGACGACCCGAACGTCGTCGCGCCCGAGAGCGCCCACTTCAGCTTTCAGAAGGCCGCCGACGTGCTGGACGTGGAACTCCGACTCGCGCCAGCAGACGACGACCGCCGGGCCGACCTCGCGGCGGTTCGACGACTCGCCGACGACGAGACCGCGCTACTCGCGGGAGTCGCTGGGACCACCGAGTACGGCCGTGTGGACCCGATTCCGGACCTCGCGGAGATTGCGCGCGAGGTCGGGGCGCTCTTCCACGTCGATGCCGCGTGGGGCGGATTCGTCCTGCCCTTTACCGATTGGGAGTGGGACTTCGCGGACGCGCCGGTGGATACGATGGCCATCGATCCCCACAAGATGGGCCGCGCGCCGGTCCCCGCGGGTGGCTTTCTCGCCCGCGACGAGGCGACTCTCGACGCGCTCGCGGTGGATACGCCCTACCTCGAATCGACCTCGCAGGCGACCCTGACCGGCACTCGGAGCGGCGCGGGCGTCGCTGGCGCGCAGGCCGCGATAGACGCCCTCTGGCGCGAGGGCTACCGCGAGAACTACGAGCGCGGACAGGCGAATGCAGAGTGGGTGGCCGCCGAACTCGAAGCGCGGGGCTACGAGGTCGTTGACCCGGTGCTTCCGCTCGTCGCGGCCGACATCCCCCGCGAGGAGATTTCGGCGCTCCAGTCGGAGGGGTGGCGAGTCTCGCCCACCGCGACCGGCGAGTTGCGGATCGTCTGCATGCCCCACGTCACCCGCGAGATGCTCGAAACGTTCCTCGCGGACCTCGATTCGGTCTGA
- a CDS encoding YqaA family protein — protein MFGIVAPVFVDGLALGSFEWLEHAVETTTGWAGLAIIFVYSFLIAFALPGVSEVVLAAPLDLGLSRAGRLALIIVVSGVGKAAGSMLAFHIGQEAKESGPIISFLRRSRFDVIEWSEKKTVQLAQKWGYVGMALALSVPFFPDTISIYAFAVLEEDYGKFALATFAGSVGRLLVTLFLVGSTVAVL, from the coding sequence GTGTTCGGTATCGTTGCCCCCGTGTTCGTCGATGGGCTGGCTCTCGGGTCGTTCGAGTGGTTAGAACACGCCGTCGAGACCACGACGGGGTGGGCGGGGCTGGCCATCATTTTCGTCTACTCGTTCCTCATCGCGTTCGCGTTGCCCGGCGTGAGCGAAGTCGTGCTGGCCGCGCCGCTGGACCTCGGTCTCTCGCGGGCGGGACGACTTGCGCTCATTATCGTCGTCAGCGGCGTCGGTAAGGCCGCCGGGAGCATGCTCGCGTTCCACATCGGCCAAGAGGCCAAGGAGTCGGGACCCATCATCAGCTTTCTCCGGCGCTCGCGGTTCGATGTCATCGAGTGGTCCGAGAAGAAGACGGTCCAACTCGCCCAGAAGTGGGGGTACGTCGGGATGGCGCTGGCGCTGTCAGTTCCCTTCTTCCCCGACACCATCTCCATCTACGCCTTCGCGGTCCTCGAAGAGGACTACGGGAAGTTCGCGCTGGCGACGTTCGCCGGGAGTGTCGGCCGACTGCTCGTGACTCTCTTCCTCGTGGGTTCGACCGTGGCCGTCCTCTGA
- the sppA gene encoding signal peptide peptidase SppA — protein MADSSRVVQGSVVLVGVFAAVALGWLLFVAVPEGNLARLLGVVLAVLAGVLGARAAGNLASRWAASYDVAEVAVEGPITRDGGGSSIPPRPGGTPADDVVEQIERADEDDAARALLLRLNTPGGEVVPSDDIRLAAERFDGPTVAYATDVCASGGYWIASGCDDIYAREGSIVGSIGVIGSRVNAKGMADKLGLEYERFAAGKYKDAGQSLKEMTDDEREYLQGIIDGYYDEFVERVTDGRELSDEQVRDTEARVYLGDDAASIGLVDELATKRQVEDRLAADLGVEGVTVEEFEPDRGVMDRLRGGSQAVAYAFGAGVASALGGDSGDVDGFEFKLR, from the coding sequence GTGGCGGATAGCTCGCGGGTCGTACAGGGGTCCGTCGTACTCGTCGGGGTCTTCGCGGCGGTGGCGCTCGGGTGGCTCCTGTTCGTGGCAGTTCCCGAGGGCAACCTCGCCAGACTCCTCGGCGTCGTGTTGGCCGTGCTGGCGGGCGTCCTCGGCGCACGGGCGGCCGGAAACCTCGCGTCGCGGTGGGCCGCCAGTTACGACGTGGCGGAGGTGGCGGTTGAGGGACCAATCACCCGCGACGGCGGCGGTAGTTCGATTCCCCCGCGACCCGGCGGCACACCCGCCGACGACGTGGTCGAGCAGATAGAGCGCGCCGACGAGGACGACGCCGCGCGGGCGCTCCTCCTACGACTCAACACGCCCGGCGGCGAGGTTGTGCCGAGCGACGACATCCGACTCGCGGCCGAGCGCTTCGACGGGCCGACGGTCGCCTACGCGACGGACGTGTGCGCCAGCGGCGGCTACTGGATAGCTAGCGGCTGTGACGACATCTACGCCCGCGAGGGAAGCATCGTCGGCTCCATCGGGGTCATCGGCTCGCGGGTCAACGCCAAGGGGATGGCCGACAAGCTCGGGCTGGAGTACGAGCGGTTCGCGGCGGGCAAGTACAAGGACGCGGGCCAGTCGCTCAAAGAGATGACCGACGACGAGCGCGAGTATTTGCAGGGCATCATCGACGGCTACTACGACGAGTTCGTCGAGCGCGTGACCGACGGCCGGGAACTGAGCGACGAGCAGGTCCGAGACACCGAGGCGAGGGTGTATCTGGGCGACGACGCCGCATCCATCGGACTGGTGGACGAACTCGCCACGAAGCGGCAGGTCGAGGACCGCCTCGCCGCGGACCTCGGCGTCGAGGGGGTCACGGTCGAGGAGTTCGAACCGGACCGCGGCGTGATGGATCGCCTCCGCGGCGGCTCCCAAGCGGTTGCGTACGCCTTCGGCGCTGGCGTCGCCAGCGCGCTGGGTGGCGACAGCGGCGACGTGGACGGGTTCGAGTTCAAGTTGCGATAG
- a CDS encoding beta-CASP ribonuclease aCPSF1: MSKVDQQLEDLRAEITSELPSDISVSDVKYEGPELVVYTRDPKKFARNGDLIRQLASQLRKRITVRPDPDVLSRPEDARQQVLDVIPEEAGVTDLDFHADTGEVVIEAEKPGMVIGKHGSTLRDITQEVGWTPEVVRTPPIESSTVSNVRNFLKQERDERRDILEKVGRQIHREEMSDDEYVRITTLGCCREVGRASFILSTPETRILIDCGDKPGAEGEVPYLQVEEALGAGANTIDAVVLTHAHLDHSALIPLLFKYGYDGPIYTTEPTRDLMGLLQLDYLDVAAKEGRAPPYDSEMVREAIKHTIPLEYGDVTDIAPDVKLTLHNAGHILGSAVSHFHIGDGLYNVAFSGDIHYDDTRLFNGAVNDFPRVETLVLESTYGGRNDYQTDQEDSEKRLKEVINETYEKGGKVVIPAFAVGRSQEMMLVIEEAMRNGDIPEMPVHLDGMIWEATAIHTTYPEYLRDDLRDRIFHEDENPFLADQFNHIDGGEEERQEVADGDECIVISTSGMVTGGPIMSWLEHLGGDPDNTMTFVGYQAQGTLGRRIQNGWDEIPLNRGGGRNGKLSLELDVETVDGFSGHADRQGLMNFVKTMNPRPEKVLCVHGDESSTQDLSSSLYHEFNMRTFAPKNLETFRFK; the protein is encoded by the coding sequence ATGAGTAAAGTAGACCAGCAGTTAGAGGACCTGCGAGCAGAGATTACGAGCGAGTTACCGAGTGACATCTCGGTATCCGACGTGAAGTACGAAGGCCCGGAACTGGTCGTGTACACGCGCGACCCCAAGAAGTTCGCCCGAAACGGCGACCTCATCCGGCAGTTGGCCAGCCAACTTCGCAAGCGCATCACGGTCCGGCCCGACCCGGACGTGCTGTCGCGGCCCGAAGACGCCCGCCAGCAAGTGCTCGATGTCATCCCCGAGGAGGCCGGAGTGACCGACCTCGACTTCCACGCCGACACGGGCGAGGTCGTCATCGAAGCCGAGAAGCCGGGCATGGTCATCGGCAAGCACGGGTCCACGCTCCGAGACATCACCCAAGAAGTCGGCTGGACGCCCGAAGTCGTCCGGACGCCGCCCATCGAGTCTTCGACGGTCTCGAACGTCCGGAACTTCCTGAAACAGGAGCGCGACGAGCGCCGGGACATCCTCGAAAAGGTGGGTCGCCAGATTCACCGCGAGGAGATGTCCGACGACGAGTACGTCCGTATCACGACGCTCGGTTGTTGCCGGGAGGTCGGTCGCGCGAGTTTCATCCTCTCGACACCGGAGACCCGCATTCTCATCGACTGCGGCGACAAGCCCGGCGCGGAGGGCGAGGTGCCGTATCTCCAAGTCGAGGAGGCGCTTGGCGCGGGCGCCAACACCATCGACGCGGTAGTGCTGACCCACGCCCACCTCGACCACTCGGCGCTGATTCCGCTCCTGTTCAAGTACGGCTACGACGGTCCCATCTACACGACGGAACCGACCCGCGACCTGATGGGCCTGCTCCAACTCGACTACCTCGACGTGGCCGCCAAAGAGGGCCGCGCGCCGCCGTACGACTCCGAGATGGTCCGGGAGGCCATCAAACACACCATCCCGCTGGAGTACGGCGACGTGACCGACATCGCGCCCGACGTGAAACTCACGCTCCACAACGCGGGTCACATCCTCGGAAGCGCGGTCTCGCACTTCCACATCGGCGACGGCCTGTACAACGTCGCGTTCTCGGGTGACATCCACTATGACGACACGCGCCTGTTCAACGGCGCGGTCAACGACTTCCCGCGAGTCGAGACGCTCGTCCTCGAATCGACGTACGGCGGTCGCAACGACTACCAGACCGACCAAGAGGACTCCGAGAAACGGCTTAAGGAGGTCATCAACGAGACCTACGAGAAGGGCGGGAAAGTCGTCATCCCCGCGTTCGCGGTGGGTCGCTCCCAAGAGATGATGCTCGTCATCGAGGAGGCGATGCGCAACGGCGACATCCCCGAGATGCCGGTCCACTTGGACGGCATGATTTGGGAGGCGACGGCCATCCATACGACCTACCCCGAGTACCTACGCGACGATTTGCGGGACCGCATCTTCCACGAGGACGAGAACCCCTTCCTCGCCGACCAGTTCAACCACATCGACGGCGGCGAGGAGGAGCGCCAAGAGGTCGCCGACGGCGACGAGTGCATCGTCATCTCGACCTCCGGCATGGTCACGGGCGGTCCCATCATGTCGTGGCTCGAACACCTCGGCGGCGACCCCGACAACACGATGACGTTCGTCGGCTATCAGGCCCAAGGGACGCTCGGCCGACGCATCCAGAACGGCTGGGACGAGATTCCGCTGAACCGCGGCGGCGGCCGCAACGGCAAACTTTCGCTCGAACTCGACGTGGAGACGGTCGATGGCTTCTCCGGCCACGCCGACCGGCAGGGCCTAATGAACTTCGTGAAGACGATGAACCCGCGGCCCGAGAAGGTGCTGTGCGTTCACGGCGACGAGTCCTCCACGCAGGACCTCTCGTCGTCGCTCTACCACGAGTTCAACATGCGGACGTTCGCGCCGAAGAATCTGGAGACGTTCCGGTTCAAGTGA
- the proS gene encoding proline--tRNA ligase: MSDDEQELGITESKEHSPGDWYAEVVTKAKLADYAPMGGFIVTRPRGYALWEGVQDFLDEQFKQTGAQNTYFPALIPESYLERESDIVEGFDPEVAWVTHGGHDELEERLAFRPTSESIITPFMSQWVRSHRDLPLRLNQWCSVIRWEATETKPFFRTKEFLWQEGHTAHETEDEAWDETMTRLDQYESLYEDVLAIPVMRGRKPAHDKFPGADTTTTVEALMPDGKSVQGGTSHYLGQGFAEAYDLTYTDTDEEESVAHTTSWGLSWRALGALIMTHSDDQGFICPPKIAPEQVVIVPIWQEDNREEVLDYAEGVADDLEDADVRVELDDRDERNPGFKFNEWELKGVPVRIEIGPNEVEDEELTVVHRPDGENAVEDRENIGETIQTHFDQVYAKLYDDAKENLEENVREAYETSQILGTIGKHGGYVKTPWCGDEACEQVIKEEISAEIVMVPMDRDEEPIGDECGVCGDEACETAYFAKSY; this comes from the coding sequence ATGAGCGACGACGAGCAGGAACTCGGCATCACCGAAAGTAAAGAACACAGTCCCGGAGACTGGTACGCAGAAGTGGTCACGAAGGCGAAACTCGCCGACTACGCGCCCATGGGCGGGTTCATCGTCACCCGACCCCGCGGGTACGCCCTCTGGGAGGGCGTACAGGACTTCCTCGACGAGCAGTTCAAGCAGACCGGCGCGCAGAACACCTACTTCCCTGCGCTCATCCCCGAGAGCTACCTCGAACGCGAGAGCGACATCGTGGAAGGGTTCGACCCCGAGGTGGCGTGGGTGACCCACGGCGGCCACGACGAACTCGAAGAGCGCCTCGCGTTCCGACCCACCAGCGAGTCCATCATCACGCCGTTCATGAGCCAGTGGGTCCGGAGTCACCGCGACCTGCCCCTGCGCCTGAACCAGTGGTGTAGCGTCATCCGCTGGGAGGCCACCGAGACCAAGCCGTTCTTCCGGACCAAGGAGTTCCTCTGGCAGGAGGGCCACACCGCCCACGAGACCGAGGACGAGGCGTGGGACGAGACGATGACCCGTCTCGACCAGTACGAGAGCCTCTACGAGGACGTGCTGGCCATCCCGGTAATGCGGGGTCGCAAGCCCGCACACGACAAGTTCCCCGGCGCGGACACCACGACGACCGTCGAGGCGCTGATGCCCGACGGCAAGTCCGTGCAGGGCGGCACCTCCCACTACCTCGGGCAGGGCTTCGCGGAGGCCTACGACCTGACCTACACCGACACCGACGAGGAAGAGAGCGTCGCCCACACGACCTCGTGGGGTCTCTCGTGGCGCGCGCTCGGCGCGCTCATCATGACCCACTCCGACGACCAAGGGTTCATCTGCCCGCCCAAAATCGCGCCCGAGCAGGTCGTCATCGTCCCCATCTGGCAGGAGGACAACCGCGAGGAGGTTCTGGACTACGCCGAGGGCGTCGCCGACGACCTCGAAGACGCCGACGTGCGCGTCGAACTCGACGACCGCGACGAGCGCAACCCCGGCTTCAAGTTCAACGAGTGGGAGCTAAAGGGCGTCCCCGTCCGCATCGAAATCGGTCCCAACGAGGTCGAGGACGAGGAACTCACGGTTGTCCACCGCCCCGACGGCGAGAACGCGGTCGAGGACCGCGAAAACATCGGCGAGACCATCCAGACGCACTTCGACCAAGTGTACGCGAAACTCTACGACGACGCCAAGGAGAATCTGGAGGAGAACGTCCGCGAGGCCTACGAAACCTCCCAAATCTTGGGCACTATCGGCAAGCACGGCGGCTACGTCAAGACGCCGTGGTGCGGCGACGAGGCCTGCGAGCAGGTCATCAAGGAGGAGATTTCCGCGGAAATCGTGATGGTCCCGATGGACCGTGACGAGGAACCCATCGGCGACGAGTGCGGCGTCTGCGGCGACGAGGCCTGTGAGACGGCCTACTTCGCCAAGTCGTACTGA
- a CDS encoding MaoC family dehydratase, with the protein MPVATVEDAAEATLTVTEETIDDYADLTGDDNPIHRDEAYAAETFFGGRVAHGMLSAGVVSAALADLPGDIVYLSQDLTFQNPVRPGQTVTATVTVEEELGDDRIRVETVAEAEGEDGETEQILSGEAVVMSVPHESE; encoded by the coding sequence ATGCCAGTCGCAACTGTCGAGGACGCCGCCGAAGCCACGCTGACGGTCACCGAGGAGACAATCGACGACTACGCCGACTTGACCGGCGACGACAATCCCATCCACCGCGACGAGGCGTACGCCGCCGAGACGTTCTTCGGCGGCCGCGTCGCCCACGGGATGCTCTCGGCGGGCGTCGTCAGCGCCGCGCTCGCGGACCTGCCGGGCGACATCGTCTATCTCTCGCAGGACTTGACGTTCCAGAACCCTGTCCGGCCGGGCCAGACCGTGACTGCGACGGTGACCGTCGAAGAGGAGTTGGGCGACGACAGGATTCGGGTCGAGACGGTCGCCGAGGCTGAGGGCGAGGACGGGGAGACCGAGCAGATTCTGTCGGGCGAGGCCGTCGTCATGTCAGTGCCCCACGAGAGCGAGTAA
- a CDS encoding alpha/beta fold hydrolase translates to MPYADNDGISLYYETIAPEDDEDARDAETVALVEGLGYGRWMWRWQKDRLAEEGYRVVVWDNRGTGDSDAPDGPYTVAEMASDLEAVLDAVGAERAHVVGASMGGMIVQQYALDYDRAESLGLLCTSPGGDEAPETPEETQARMFGVPEDADEREAIRYKMKPAMTDEFWAENDDLIESIVDWRLAGDASDAAREAQAAGVARFDASDRLGDIEVPVLVAHGTADRVLPVENADLLYEALPSAQRARFEDGSHLFFIEQAETVNDRLAEFLSHA, encoded by the coding sequence ATGCCTTACGCGGACAACGACGGAATTTCTCTCTACTACGAGACCATCGCCCCGGAGGACGACGAGGATGCGCGCGACGCCGAGACCGTCGCGCTCGTGGAAGGGTTGGGCTACGGCCGGTGGATGTGGCGCTGGCAGAAAGACCGACTCGCCGAAGAGGGCTACCGCGTCGTCGTCTGGGACAACCGCGGCACCGGCGACTCCGACGCGCCCGACGGCCCGTACACCGTCGCCGAGATGGCCAGCGACCTCGAAGCAGTCCTCGACGCCGTCGGCGCGGAGCGCGCCCACGTCGTCGGCGCGAGCATGGGCGGGATGATAGTCCAGCAGTACGCGCTCGACTACGACCGCGCCGAGAGTCTGGGCCTGCTCTGCACCAGTCCCGGTGGCGACGAGGCGCCCGAGACCCCAGAGGAGACCCAAGCCCGGATGTTCGGCGTGCCCGAGGACGCGGACGAGCGCGAGGCCATCCGGTACAAGATGAAGCCCGCGATGACCGACGAGTTCTGGGCGGAAAACGACGACCTCATCGAGAGTATCGTGGATTGGCGACTGGCGGGCGACGCGAGTGACGCCGCACGCGAGGCCCAAGCCGCCGGAGTCGCGCGCTTCGACGCGAGCGACCGACTCGGCGACATCGAGGTGCCCGTCCTCGTCGCCCACGGGACCGCCGACCGCGTCCTCCCGGTCGAAAACGCCGACCTGCTGTACGAGGCGCTGCCGAGCGCCCAACGCGCCCGCTTCGAGGACGGTTCGCACCTCTTCTTCATTGAGCAGGCCGAGACCGTCAACGACCGCCTCGCGGAGTTCCTGAGCCATGCGTAG